CCATTTCGTTCGTTTCCAGCGGATAGGCACATCCCCCCTTCACTTCTCCCATCTCGGGGTCCCACAAAGAGCCCGGGGCGGCGGCGTCCTGATCGAATCGTCCGTCCTCGGCCGTTCCTTTCTTGGGCACCATCAGCACTTTCTGAATATCTGGAATGATTCTCTCCAGAAGCCGTGCTGATACAAACAGATCGCGGCACGAGATGCGTACACGCCGTTCCAGCCCGTCTTTCTCTTCCGCCGCTGCTCGAAATGCCGCTGGAATGGTAATTTCCGTCTTGTAAAGATCGGCGACATCATAGACGAAGGACAGCATCTTTCCGGTATGGATGAAGCCGAGTGCGGGCGAGAATCCCGCCGAGATAATCGCCGCATGGCAGAGGCCGTAAAGACACGCATTGGCTGCCGACAAAGCTCTGTTTACCGGGTCCGCATCGGTCCACTTGTCGCGCCGGTACGTGCGGCCTGACCAAGGCACCCCGGTTTCCCGGGCGGCTTTGGCATAAGCATCCCGGACACGAACGCCTTCCATCCCGCGGATCTGGCGCAGGGTCAGTCCAGGATCGAGGGTTTCGGTAAACCGCAATTGGTACAAACGGCGCACGACTTTCCAGTGAAGGTCCGCGTCCGCCCAAGCCCGCACCTGATGCAGGAAGTTCGCGGCGCTCCTTGTCTCGCCCATGCCCGACGCGTACAATCGAACTCCCTGTTCGCCGCACCAAACCACCAGACAACCATGGTCCGCCAGCACCGAAATGGCGGCATGTGTGATCGAGACGCCCGGTCCTAACATAAGCAGCGCCAGATTGGCGCAGGGGACCGGCACCTTGCCGGAGTCATCGTGGATGGCAATCGCCCGTTCGTCCTGGTCGACGCGGCAAT
The DNA window shown above is from Anaerohalosphaeraceae bacterium and carries:
- the cas1e gene encoding type I-E CRISPR-associated endonuclease Cas1e, with the protein product MRVRDLHVLPKFGDGWSYLYVEHCRVDQDERAIAIHDDSGKVPVPCANLALLMLGPGVSITHAAISVLADHGCLVVWCGEQGVRLYASGMGETRSAANFLHQVRAWADADLHWKVVRRLYQLRFTETLDPGLTLRQIRGMEGVRVRDAYAKAARETGVPWSGRTYRRDKWTDADPVNRALSAANACLYGLCHAAIISAGFSPALGFIHTGKMLSFVYDVADLYKTEITIPAAFRAAAEEKDGLERRVRISCRDLFVSARLLERIIPDIQKVLMVPKKGTAEDGRFDQDAAAPGSLWDPEMGEVKGGCAYPLETNEMEANDGGSDP